The proteins below are encoded in one region of Oncorhynchus masou masou isolate Uvic2021 chromosome 15, UVic_Omas_1.1, whole genome shotgun sequence:
- the LOC135555496 gene encoding calponin-1-like: MSKNFKGGPSFGLSAEVKSKLAQKYDPQKEEELRLWIQDVTGKKIADPFMENLKDGVILCELINTLQPGSVRKINTSPQNWHQLENIGNFVRAITVYGMKPYDLFEANDLFENTNYTQVQSTLITLAGIAQSKGFHSKHDMGVKYATAHQRRFAPDMLKEGRNVIGLQMGTNKLASQKGMTSYGTRRHLYDPRGGMENPLDQSTISLQMGTNKGANQSGMTAPGTRRHIYDKSLGLEECDTSTVSLQMGTNKMASQQGMTTYGLPRQVYDNKYCSNPDEFINNGERAEFDGTMYYD, translated from the exons ATGTCAAAGAATTTCAAAGGTGGACCATCCTTCGGACTTTCTGCTGAGGTCAAAAGTAAG TTGGCCCAGAAGTATGACCCCCAGAAGGAGGAGGAGCTGAGGCTGTGGATCCAGGACGTAACAGGCAAGAAGATCGCTGATCCTTTCATGGAGAACCTAAAGGATGGGGTCATCTTGTGCGA ACTTATCAACACACTTCAGCCAGGATCTGTGAGAAAGATCAACACTTCCCCTCAAAACTGGCATCAG CTGGAAAACATTGGCAATTTTGTACGAGCCATCACAGTTTATGGTATGAAGCCATACGATTTGTTTGAGGCCAACGACCTGTTTGAGAATACCAACTACACCCAGGTCCAGAGCACGCTCATCACCCTGGCTGGAATT GCCCAGTCCAAAGGTTTCCACTCCAAGCATGACATGGGAGTGAAGTATGCAACAGCACACCAGCGCCGTTTCGCCCCAGACATGCTGAAGGAAGGGCGCAATGTCATTGGCCTGCAG ATGGGTACCAACAAACTTGCCAGCCAGAAGGGCATGACATCTTATGGCACGCGGCGTCACCTGTATGACCCGAGGGGGGGAATGGAGAACCCTCTGGACCAGTCCACCATCAGCCTCCAGATGGGCACCAATAAGGGTGCCAACCAG tctggCATGACAGCCCCTGGCACTAGGAGACACATCTATGACAAGAGTCTGGGCTTGGAGGAATGCGACACCTCCACCGTCTCACTGCAGATGGGCACCAACAAGATGGCGTCCCAACAGGGCATGACCACATACGGCCTCCCTCGGCAGGTCTACGACAACAAGTACTGCTCCAACCCTGATGAATTCATCAACAACGGGGAGAGGGCTGAGTTTGACGGTACTATGTACTATGACTAA
- the LOC135555497 gene encoding transcription elongation factor 1 homolog codes for MGRRKSKRKPPPKKKLTGNLDTQFTCPFCNHEKSCDVKMERTRNTGIISCTVCLEEFQTPITYLSEPVDVYSDWIDACEAANQ; via the exons ATGGGACGCCGAAAGTCAAAGAGGAAGCCACCTCCCAAAAAGAAACTGACGGGTAACTTGGACACCCAATTCACCTGTCCCTTTTGTAACCACGAGAAGTCCTGTGATGTCAAAAT gGAACGCACTCGAAACACAGGGATAATATCGTGCACCGTCTGCTTGGAAGAATTCCAGACTCCCATTACTT ATCTTTCAGAACCAGTGGATGTTTACAGTGATTGGATAGATGCTTGCGAAGCAGCCAATCAGTAG
- the LOC135555500 gene encoding transmembrane protein 205-like, translating to MVTEGEPTDLVKVLHLLVLSFAWGMQLWVSFIAGFTLVKQVTLHTFGLVQSKLFPVYFYCLLGSNFVSLAVYAVYHPRELLDWHESLQMALYFVAVIMAGLNAQWFGPSATEVMFKLREVEQEHGLGNQIGIGSQREAYAKLREQDPKYKAYKSTFGHYHGLSNLCNLIGFICTTTNIVYTALNLHTI from the exons ATGGTCACAGAAGGGGAGCCTACAGATTTGGTGAAAGTGCTGCACCTGCTGGTGCTGTCTTTCGCATGGGGAATGCAGTTGTGGGTCTCCTTTATAGCAG GTTTTACACTGGTGAAGCAGGTAACACTGCACACCTTTGGGCTGGTGCAAAGCAAGCTGTTCCCTGTCTATTTCTATTGCTTACTGGGCAGCAACTTTGTCAGCCTGGCTGTGTATGCAGTCTACCACCCCAGAGAGCTGCTGGATTGGCACGAAAGCCTGCAG ATGGCCCTGTACTTTGTGGCAGTCATCATGGCAGGTCTAAACGCACAGTGGTTTGGCCCGTCTGCCACAGAGGTCATGTTCAAGCTGCGGGAGGTGGAGCAGGAGCATGGCCTGGGAAACCAAATAGGGATAGGGAGCCAGAGGGAAGCCTATGCCAAACTCAGGGAGCAGGACCCCAAGTATAAGGCCTACAAGAGCACCTTTGGCCACTATCATGGCCTGTCCAACCTATGCAACCTGATTGGCTTTATCTGCACAACCACCAACATAGTGTACACAGCTCTCAATTTACACACCATTTAG
- the LOC135555501 gene encoding ras-related protein Rab-3D-like — translation MASVNDSRLQQQPAQKDAADQNFDYMFKLLIIGNSSVGKTSFLFRYADDSFTSAFVSTVGIDFKVKTVFRNEKRIKLQIWDTAGQERYRTITTAYYRGAMGFLLMYDITNQDSFNAVQDWATQIKTYSWDNAQVILVGNKCELEDDRLVPTEEGQRLAEDLGFQFFEASAKDNINVKQVFERLVDVICEKMNESMGGDANLLSNHRSTSLQDSPPENHGGCGC, via the exons ATGGCGTCAGTGAATGACTCTCGCCTTCAGCAGCAGCCTGCCCAGAAGGATGCGGCTGACCAGAACTTTGACTACATGTTCAAGCTGCTGATCATTGGCAACAGCAGTGTGGGAAAGACCAGCTTCCTGTTCCGCTATGCTGATGACTCCTTCACCTCAGCCTTTGTCTCCACTGTGGGCATAGACTTCAAGGTCAAGACCGTCTTCCGCAATGAGAAAAGGATAAAGCTACAGATATGG GACACAGCGGGACAGGAGCGCTACCGTACCATCACCACAGCCTACTACAGAGGAGCCATGGGCTTCCTGCTCATGTATGACATCACCAACCAGGACTCCTTCAACGCAGTTCAGGACTG GGCAACTCAGATTAAGACATACTCTTGGGACAACGCACAGGTGATCCTGGTGGGAAACAAGTGTGAACTGGAGGATGACAGGCTCGTCCCCACAGAGGAAGGCCAGAGACTGGCCGAAGATCTTG GGTTCCAGTTCTTTGAGGCCAGCGCCAAGGACAACATCAACGTGAAGCAGGTGTTTGAGCGGCTGGTAGACGTCATCTGTGAGAAGATGAACGAGAGCATGGGCGGAGATGCCAACCTGTTGTCCAATCACAGGAGCACCAGTCTACAGGACTCGCCTCCAGAGAACCATGGGGGCTGTGGCTGCTAA